One window of the Eucalyptus grandis isolate ANBG69807.140 chromosome 6, ASM1654582v1, whole genome shotgun sequence genome contains the following:
- the LOC104451633 gene encoding cytochrome P450 82A3: MIAGGSDTVMITLTWAISLLLNNLHSLKKVQEELDAQIGKQRHVKEADIANLTYLQAIVKETLRLYPAAPISGPRLFTEDCTVGEYRVPKGTRLILNIWKIQTDPGTWPDPMEFRPERFLSSHKDIDVKDSNFALLPFGGGRRICPGMSFALEMVHFLLARFLHAFEISTMDNLPVDMSEIFGMTNLKATPLEVMLRP; the protein is encoded by the coding sequence ATGATTGCAGGTGGCAGTGATACCGTGATGATTACCTTGACATGGGCAATCTCGTTGTTGCTCAACAACCTTCACAGCCTGAAGAAAGTTCAAGAAGAGCTCGATGCTCAGATCGGCAAGCAGAGGCATGTAAAAGAAGCGGACATCGCCAACCTAACCTATCTCCAAGCCATAGTGAAGGAAACCCTCCGGTTATACCCGGCAGCCCCAATTTCGGGGCCACGTCTATTCACCGAGGATTGCACTGTTGGTGAGTACCGTGTGCCCAAGGGTACGAGGTTGATCTTGAACATATGGAAAATCCAAACTGACCCTGGGACATGGCCCGATCCAATGGAGTTCAGACCCGAGAGGTTCTTGAGCAGCCACAAGGACATCGATGTGAAGGACTCCAACTTTGCGCTCCTACCATTTGGAGGGGGCAGGCGAATCTGTCCTGGAATGTCTTTCGCACTGGAGATGGTGCACTTTCTTCTAGCTAGGTTCCTACATGCATTCGAGATATCAACTATGGACAATTTGCCGGTGGATATGTCTGAGATCTTCGGAATGACTAATTTAAAGGCAACCCCACTTGAGGTTATGCTCAGGCCGTGA
- the LOC104448696 gene encoding cytochrome P450 82A3-like: MDSLLQDLPRLSGIILAILVLSIFVVFKSTSSSKLKAPPEAAGAWPVIGHLPILAKSKLPHKTLASMADQFGPIFTIRLGMFRALVVSGSEIAKECFTKNDIALSTRPQQLAPKILAYGYAMFGYVPYGPYWREVRKMVTLELLSNRRVNSLLNPIQASEADVAIQELHELWIESKDDSGHIIVDLKQWFAKLTLNVILRIVAGKRYRAADEEEKQRCQKALRELFHFLGLFLVADALPFLRWLDLGGHEKAMKRTAEELDEIIGGWLEEHEE; this comes from the exons ATGGACTCTCTGCTTCAAGACCTCCCCCGCTTGTCCGGAATAATCCTAGCCATCCTCGTCCTATCAATCTTTGTAGTATTCAAATCGACATCATCAAGCAAACTCAAAGCACCGCCGGAAGCCGCAGGGGCATGGCCCGTCATAGGTCACCTGCCCATCCTAGCGAAATCCAAGCTTCCCCACAAGACCTTAGCATCCATGGCCGACCAGTTCGGACCCATCTTCACCATCCGGCTCGGGATGTTCCGGGCCCTAGTGGTGAGCGGTTCAGAGATAGCCAAGGAGTGTTTCACCAAGAACGACATCGCGCTGTCCACTCGGCCACAACAATTGGCCCCCAAGATCCTGGCCTACGGCTACGCCATGTTTGGATATGTGCCTTATGGCCCATACTGGCGCGAGGTAAGGAAGATGGTCACCTTAGAGCTGCTCTCGAACAGGAGGGTCAACTCATTGCTCAACCCTATTCAGGCCTCAGAAGCAGACGTGGCCATCCAAGAGCTGCATGAGCTTTGGATTGAGAGCAAGGATGACTCAG GCCATATCATAGTGGACTTGAAGCAGTGGTTCGCGAAGTTGACTCTAAACGTCATCCTGAGAATCGTGGCTGGAAAACGCTACCGTGCAGCGGACGAGGAAGAGAAGCAGCGGTGCCAAAAGGCTTTACGAGAGCTCTTCCACTTCTTGGGGTTGTTTTTAGTGGCCGACGCTCTTCCTTTCTTGAGGTGGCTCGACTTAGGTGGACATGAGAAGGCCATGAAGAGGACTGCAGAAGAACTAGACGAAATTATAGGTGGTTGGTTGGAGGAACACGAGGAATAA
- the LOC120294352 gene encoding uncharacterized protein LOC120294352, with protein MINLLNEYQDIFAWTYADMPGLDPDIVEHALPTDPNVPPKKQRLRRTKPELSKKIEEKVMKLLKVDFIEVSHYSDWIANIVPVMKKDGRVRVCVDYCDLNRASPKDDFPLPHIDVLVDSTAGFELFSFMDGFSGYNQIRMKEEDRSKTSFITPWGTFCYKVMPFGLKNAGATQGKDHVEVLRKLFERLRKFQLRLNPAKCVFGAKSGKLLGFMVNSKGIEIDPSKVKAICDLQPPTTTREVRSLLGRLNYVSRFICQLSETAKPFFKLLKKNAKIEWDAECQNAFEKIKHYLTHAPVLVPPLPKIPLVLYLTIHDESLGAMLAQKRPNDKRECAIYYLSKKFTISEMNYTEVERTCVALIWVLHRLRQYTLHHRILLVTENDPIRYLLEKPALVGKLAKWQILISEFDVQSLGQKSVKGRAIADMLAESSKGFGASNEECDAEERILLVSSDTWTMYFDGAVNLAGSGTGAVLISPDGQHYPVAAKLTFPCTNNIVEYEACILGLQAAVDMKIRKLQVYGDSTLIILQTEAGGLDIEPLKIEILRRPAYCMTVEEEPDGQPWYHDILKYLQKGEFPEGSEAADRKHLIKLAPKFFTSGDVLYKRSFDSTLLRCVDAKEANRLMKEIHEGECGPHMNGHLLARKIMRLGYSLVDNGIHCIQHVRCCHQCQIYGDKINAPPNELHQMSQSWPFSMWGIDVIGPINPKASNGHRFILVAIDYFTKWIEANSYANVTAKNVAKFIRRDIIARYGVPEAIITDNGSNLNNKVVNDLLDEFRVRHLNSSPYRPQMNGAVEAANKNIKKILAKTAENYRDWHERLPYALMAYRTSIRTSTGATPFSLVYGMEAVLPIEVEIPSLRVISQSKLDEAEWIQQRHEQLNMIDGKRLKAICHGQCYQKWVAKAFNQKVRPRHFEVNDLVLRKVLPIIPDPRGKFTPNYEGPYVVKKILTGGAMVLVEMDGRELSKPVNADAVSNQLDEVTTEWKKLIVAPERLIQMATQPLQRQSGGSDTTIVTVIRAFSLILNNLPILKKAQEELDARIGKQRHVEEADIAGLTYLQPVVKEILHLQPTVLLSPPCLFSEDCTVGGYHVLKGTQLIMNVSKVHTDSRTWPDPLEFRLERFLSSHKDVDV; from the exons ATGATTAATCTCCTGAACGAATACCAGGATATATTTGCCTGGACTTACGCCGACATGCCAGGGTTAGACCCTGATATTGTAGAGCATGCCCTTCCGACCGATCCTAATGTGCCACCTAAAAAACAGAGGCTCAGAAGAACGAAGCCAGAGTTGTCTAAGAAAATCGAAGAGAAAGTCATGAAGTTGTTAAAAGTGGATTTCATTGAAGTGTCACATTATTCAGATTGGATAGCAAACATTGTACCTGTCATGAAAAAGGATGGGCGAGTCAGGGTGTGCGTAGATTATTGTGACCTGAACCGAGCTAGTCCAAAAGACGACTTCCCACTCCCGCATATTGATGTTTTAGTCGACAGTACGGCgggatttgagttattctcattcatggatggtttttctggatACAACCAAATTCGTATGAAGGAGGAAGATAGGAGCAAAACATCGTTCATAACCCCTTGGGGAACTTTCtgctacaaagtgatgcctttcgGTCTGAAGAACGCTGGGGCAAC ACAAGGCAAAGACCATGTTGAGGTCTTGCGGAAACTGTTCGAACGTCTTCGGAAGTTCCAGCTACGCCTCAATCCTGCAAAATGCGTTTTTGGAGCGAAATCAGGGAAACTGTTAGGGTTCATGGTCAATAGTAAGGGCATAGAGATTGACCCGTCAAAGGTAAAGGCTATCTGTGATTTACAACCCCCGACTACCACTAGGGAAGTCCGCAGTCTGTTGGGACGACTCAATTATGTATCAAGGTTCATCTGTCAGTTGTCTGAAACAgcgaagccattcttcaagctcctgaaaaagaatgcaaagattgagtggGATGCTGAGTGCCAGAACGCCTTcgagaagataaaacactatCTCACTCACGCACCAGTCCTAGTGCCTCCTCTCCCTAAAATTCCTCTGGTTCTGTACTTAACCATACATGACGAATCATTGGGAGCCATGCTAGCAcagaaaagaccaaatgacAAAAGAGAATGCGCGatatactacttgagcaagaagttcacCATTTCGGAAATGAACTACACagaagttgagagaacttgcGTGGCTTTAATTTGGGTTTTGCATAGGCTGCGGCAATACACACTTCATCACCGAATCTTATTGGTGACCGAAAACGATCCCATCAGGTATCTCTTAGAGAAACCGGCATTAGTGGGCAAGTTAGCTAAatggcaaatcttaatttcagagTTTGACGTTCAGAGCCTAGGACAAAAgtctgttaaaggtcgcgccataGCAGACATGTTAGCGGAAAGTTCCAAGGGGTTCGGAGCATCTAATGAAGAATGTGATGCGGAGGAGCGAATTCTACTTGTATCCAGCGACACATGGACGATGTACTTCGATGGTGCAGTTAACTTAGCTGGGTCTGGTACTGGGGCGGTCCTTATTTCCCCAGATGGACAACACTACCCTGTTGCCGCTAAATTGACATTTCCTTGTACGAATAACATCGTtgaatatgaagcatgcattctcGGTCTCCAAGCTGCCGTTGATATGAAGATTCGGAAGctgcaagtttatggtgattcaacCCTTATCATCTTACAGACCGAAG CTGGGGGCTTGGACATTGAACCGTTGAAAATTGAAATCCTTCGGCGCCCGGCTTATTGTATGACGGTTGAAGAGGAACCAGATGGACAACCTTGGTATcacgacatcttgaagtatctaCAGAAAGGTGAATTCCCCGAAGGAAGTGAAGCAGCAGACAGAAAGCATTTGATAAAGTTAGCACCAAAATTCTTCACTAGtggagatgtcctctacaaaagGTCATTCGATTCGACATTGCTAAGGTGCGTCGATGCCAAAGAAGCCAATCGTTTGATGAAGGAAATACATGAAGGGGAGTGTGGCCCCCACATGAATGGTCACCTCTTGGCAAGAAAGATCATGCGACTCGGCTACTCTTTGGTTGACAATGGAATCCATTGCATACAACATGTGCGATGTTGTCACCAATGTCAAATTTATGGGGATAAGATAAACGCTCCACCAAATGAGCTTCACCAAATGTCCCAGTCTTGGCCCTTCTCtatgtggggaattgacgtgatCGGGCCCATCAATCCCAAGGCGTCAAATGGACATCGATTTATCTTGGTAGCAATCGACTACTTTACGAAGTGGATTGAAGCCAACTCGTACGCCAATGTCACTGCCAAGAATGTAGCCAAATTCATTCGCCGCGATATTATCGCCCGTTATGGGGTACCGGAGGCGATCATCACTGACAATGGGTCCAACTTAAACAACAAAGTTGTAAATGACTTGCTTGATGAGTTTCGAGTTCGCCATTTGAACTCATCACCATATCgtcctcaaatgaatggggcaGTTGAGGCAgcaaataagaacataaagaagATCTTGGCAAAGACTGCTGAAAATTATCGCGATTGGCACGAAAGGCTTCCTTACGCACTGATGGCATACCGAACATCTATTCGCACCTCCacaggggcaactcctttttcgTTAGTATATGGAATGGAGGCTGTCCTGCCAATAGAAGTCGAGATTCCCTCGTTGAGGGTCATTTCTCAGTCAAAGCTCGATGAAGCCGAATGGATACAGCAGAGGCATGAGCAGctaaacatgattgatgggaaGAGACTGAAGGCAATATGTCATGGTCAATGCTATCAGAAATGGGTCGCGAAGGCCTTCAATCAGAAGGTTCGTCCTAGGCACTTTGAGGTCAATGACTTGGTGCTAAGGAAAGTCCTGCCGATCATCCCAGATCCTCGTGGCAAGTTTACCCCGAACTATGAGGGACCTTATGTCGTTAAGAAGATCCTCACAGGTGGTGCTATggttttagttgaaatggatggcCGTGAGCTGTCTAAGCCTGTAAATGCCGATGCT GTGTCCAACCAACTTGATGAAGTTACAACAGAATGGAAGAAGTTGATCGTTGCCCCTGAAAGGTTGATTCAAATGGCTACCCAACCTCTGCAAAGGCAGTCGG GAGGCAGCGATACCACGATAGTAACCGTGATAAGGGCATTCTCGCTGATCCTGAACAACCTTCCCATCTTGAAGAAAGCTCAAGAAGAGCTCGACGCTCGGATCGGCAAGCAGAGGCACGTGGAAGAAGCGGACATCGCCGGCCTAACTTATCTCCAACCTGTGGTGAAGGAGATCCTCCATTTACAGCCAACGGTCCTGCTCTCTCCGCCGTGCCTATTCAGCGAGGACTGCACTGTCGGTGGGTATCATGTGCTTAAGGGTACACAGCTGATCATGAACGTCTCAAAAGTCCACACCGACTCTAGGACATGGCCAGACCCACTGGAGTTCAGGCTCGAGAGGTTCTTAAGCAGTCACAAGGACGTCGACGTGTAA